In the genome of Gemmatimonadota bacterium, the window GGGACACCGACCTGGCGGAGGATCTGGTCCAGGAGACGTTCCTGCGCGGCTACCGGTCGTGGGCCAGCTACACGCGAGGCACGAACTGCCGATCCTGGCTGTTCACCATCTGCCGGAACGTGTTTCTGCGCCAGCGCGAGCGACAGGGGCGCCGACCCGAGACTCCCACGAGTCGGATCGAGGCGGACGTCGAATCTCTCGCCTCGCGGGCGATCTTCGACGATCTGCAGGTGGCCGATCCGGAGAACACTTTCTTCGATTCCTTCGTCGACCGCGAGGTCCTGGCCGAGATCGATCGGCTGCCCGACGAATTCCGCGAATGTCTGGTCCTGAGTGACCTTCAGGGACTCCCGTACGCGGACATCGCCCGCGTCCTGAACATCCCTGTTGGCACGGTGAAGAGCCGGCTGTTCCGCGGCAGGCGGTTGCTGCAGCGATCGCTCTACGACTACGCGGTGGAGATGGGCTACATCCAGCCGTCCGCGGGAAGTCGGGAGGCCGGATGAAGATTCGCACGCCGCTCCCGTGCGCCGAGGTCGCGGACAAGCTGTGGGACTACCTCGACGGAGAGCTCGACCCGGACACGACGGCGCGCGTGTGGGATCACCTGCGCCAGTGCGAGAAGTGCTTTCCACGTTACGACTTCCAGCGTGCATTTCGCGGCTTCCTGCGGCAGCGCACCGAGACGGAGGTCCCGG includes:
- a CDS encoding sigma-70 family RNA polymerase sigma factor is translated as MHTEEKPGFEAEALPHLDAVYRFGLRLAQGDTDLAEDLVQETFLRGYRSWASYTRGTNCRSWLFTICRNVFLRQRERQGRRPETPTSRIEADVESLASRAIFDDLQVADPENTFFDSFVDREVLAEIDRLPDEFRECLVLSDLQGLPYADIARVLNIPVGTVKSRLFRGRRLLQRSLYDYAVEMGYIQPSAGSREAG
- a CDS encoding zf-HC2 domain-containing protein; this translates as MKIRTPLPCAEVADKLWDYLDGELDPDTTARVWDHLRQCEKCFPRYDFQRAFRGFLRQRTETEVPAELRRKVFRALLREGLDGAEEQPGPIERSLVEGD